In the Campylobacter sp. RM6914 genome, one interval contains:
- a CDS encoding tetratricopeptide repeat protein, whose protein sequence is MPQNQDEEVLILKPPGEETTESESEEQIVSLESIQDPNLLIGDEIPEPIEVKKSPKKLYIIIAVVVLVIIILLIVLIFLLKKDKGNEIDATGLAQKIESNYKTQDFAASRIDDMIAKANRLYEKGNKFEALKIYENIATYNQSLSNYNLGVSQMKQGNCEQAVISFNKAIQDRENTTVSAINAAVCSLETNSTQNFNYYIGLANSFLQNEVNSPLYSYYHALINYYKGNYYEALQSLKHPSSEHYKDKYVYLSAKISSILKDDQVAIDKLESQKDFNANITLAQLYANEANYDKARDYLNKAARNTTNPDLIKMIAAIIDLKTGFYKDGARFIRDVYTADPLKPSQIFKIKATLNPEIFDVNLAQMSFSDEIFFNKARRYETLFYFAPYKVFDVKQSIEYIRKGGVSVFLDDTSTANDFLSKSATVSKVNIELSGVIAKALNYRLKEANRDFIELAKLYPQHSILQYNLALSYAQLGNFSLAAKHFASSYHLDPNNHLAGIFAAFSYDMTQSLDPKFIGEITENLESDKNLKQNNLYTSLLNLINSNQSAMMRWLEEPKEQTMFNVAFDAIISKIVGRDDVMQQKTDILVSLLPNDIMTNILNFIAYNKQENIKEYAQKIQIYFKTKKLDVEAFYHGANIIRKQYIKLLQISGLLSHEREKIKEQLRSAPENVNIMQTLAYIELFSNDFEESFRLYNKIIDEYNIQDASTLFLASVAATGANQPQNAIALLELTKLTDPNAIENRVALGYLYHQIDNINAALIQYDKIGNTDHKNEFYDFMIDNEK, encoded by the coding sequence GTGCCTCAAAACCAAGATGAAGAGGTCTTGATACTAAAGCCTCCTGGCGAGGAGACGACAGAATCTGAGTCGGAAGAGCAGATAGTCTCTCTTGAGAGTATTCAAGATCCAAATTTGCTAATCGGCGATGAGATACCAGAACCTATAGAGGTTAAGAAATCACCTAAAAAACTATATATCATCATTGCTGTAGTTGTCTTGGTTATTATTATTTTGCTTATTGTTTTGATTTTTTTGTTAAAAAAAGACAAGGGCAATGAGATAGACGCTACAGGACTTGCTCAAAAGATAGAGTCAAACTATAAAACACAAGATTTTGCCGCATCAAGAATTGACGATATGATCGCAAAAGCAAACCGACTATATGAAAAAGGCAATAAATTTGAAGCATTAAAAATTTATGAAAATATAGCAACTTACAACCAGTCTTTATCCAACTATAATCTTGGCGTTTCGCAGATGAAGCAGGGAAATTGCGAGCAAGCCGTCATATCGTTTAATAAAGCCATACAAGATAGAGAAAACACAACCGTAAGTGCGATAAATGCAGCGGTTTGTTCGCTTGAAACCAACAGCACGCAAAATTTCAACTACTACATCGGACTTGCAAATTCCTTTTTGCAAAACGAAGTAAATTCGCCGCTTTACAGTTACTATCATGCGCTTATAAATTATTATAAAGGTAATTATTACGAGGCTTTGCAATCGCTTAAGCACCCAAGTAGCGAACATTATAAAGACAAGTATGTTTATTTAAGCGCTAAAATTTCGTCTATCTTAAAGGATGATCAAGTGGCCATTGACAAGCTTGAGTCACAAAAAGATTTTAATGCCAATATCACCTTGGCCCAACTTTATGCAAATGAGGCTAATTACGATAAGGCAAGAGACTATCTAAATAAGGCCGCAAGAAACACAACAAACCCCGATCTTATAAAAATGATAGCGGCGATAATTGATTTAAAGACCGGATTTTATAAAGATGGGGCGAGATTCATACGTGATGTTTATACCGCAGATCCATTAAAGCCAAGTCAAATTTTTAAGATAAAAGCGACTTTAAATCCCGAAATATTTGATGTAAATTTAGCTCAAATGAGCTTTAGCGATGAGATATTTTTTAACAAGGCAAGACGTTATGAAACGCTGTTTTATTTTGCTCCATATAAGGTTTTTGATGTAAAGCAAAGCATAGAGTATATAAGAAAAGGCGGTGTTAGTGTATTTTTAGACGATACTTCTACGGCGAATGACTTTTTAAGTAAGAGCGCGACCGTTTCAAAGGTAAATATCGAGCTTTCAGGTGTTATCGCCAAGGCTTTAAACTACAGACTAAAAGAGGCAAACCGCGACTTTATCGAGCTTGCCAAGCTTTATCCTCAGCACTCTATACTCCAGTATAATCTAGCCTTAAGCTATGCTCAGCTTGGAAATTTTTCACTTGCAGCAAAGCATTTTGCGTCAAGCTATCATTTAGATCCTAATAACCATCTAGCTGGAATTTTTGCCGCTTTTAGCTACGATATGACCCAGTCTTTAGACCCTAAATTTATAGGAGAGATAACTGAAAATTTAGAGAGTGATAAAAATTTAAAACAAAACAACCTATACACTTCACTCTTAAATTTGATAAACTCAAATCAAAGCGCGATGATGAGATGGCTTGAGGAGCCAAAAGAACAGACTATGTTTAATGTTGCCTTTGATGCGATAATATCAAAAATAGTAGGAAGAGATGATGTTATGCAGCAAAAAACTGACATCCTAGTTTCTTTACTTCCAAACGACATAATGACTAATATCTTAAATTTCATAGCTTATAACAAGCAAGAAAACATAAAAGAGTATGCACAAAAGATACAAATTTATTTCAAAACGAAAAAACTTGACGTAGAGGCATTTTATCACGGCGCAAATATAATCAGAAAGCAATACATAAAACTACTTCAAATTTCCGGTCTTTTAAGCCACGAGCGCGAAAAGATAAAAGAGCAATTAAGAAGTGCTCCTGAAAATGTAAATATCATGCAGACTTTGGCGTATATTGAGCTTTTTAGTAACGACTTTGAAGAGTCATTTAGACTTTATAACAAAATTATCGATGAGTATAATATCCAAGATGCTTCCACTTTATTTTTAGCATCCGTTGCGGCAACCGGAGCAAACCAGCCACAAAATGCCATAGCGCTTTTGGAGCTAACAAAGCTAACCGATCCTAATGCGATAGAAAATCGTGTTGCACTTGGATACTTGTATCATCAAATCGACAATATAAACGCTGCCCTGATACAATATGACAAGATAGGAAATACTGATCATAAGAATGAATTTTATGATTTTATGATCGATAATGAGAAATAA